The DNA region CAAATATTCTAAATACCGAACGAAAAGTACCTCTTTTGATTATAATATTGTCATTTTCTTTATTAATTGTGAACTTTTCTTCTTCACTAAGTTTACTTGTTGCCTTTTGGATAACTCTAAGATTTGGTTCATCTGTAGTCTGTACTATTATATCGCTGCTTGAAAAATCCACATTTATTTTATTAAAATTGTCCAAAGATATATTTTCATCCTTTTGAACCGTAGACGCAGATACATCTCTCCATTTGAAAAAGCTGAAAACATCTCCCGCACTTTTGTTATAGTGTATAGCATATGCAAGGAAGCCTGTAAGTACTACTGCAATAGCTAACCATATTCCAATTAATATTTTTATTAAGCTCCTATTCATATTATCACTTCCTCAATTGAAATGCTAGAGTGATAGCTCTCTCTATGGCAGCCCCTATAATAAATATAACCCAGGAATATGCCCAACTGCTAAATTGAAAGCTTAAAACAAAATAGATAACAACAATGATCATCCACAATATAGATCTTATAGATTTGATAATTTCCCTGTCCTTATTAGTAGAAGATTTCCATTCCTTAAATTCTTCCACTATGGTATCGTCAGCTTTTAAATACTTAGGGCGTGAAACTGCATTATATATTATAATACAGGTAGCCGCTGCATCCATTGTAAGCATTATACACACTGCAATATTATCATCAATTCGGAAAACTTCAGTACACAATATTAATATTACTACACTCATAATATAGAGCCCTATAGAAACAGATAAAATTAATGCACTTTTTTTCCTGTCCTTTTGTATTTGTGCATAGTCAAGCACATCCTTTTCCTTTAATCCTCTTATAAGATCATCTACATCTCCAATACCTGCAATTGCAATATTAAAGGCTTCTTCCTCACTTTTTCCAGAGGCTACTAAATCATTATATTTATCCATAAGATTAGCTAATAACTCTTCTTTCAGTTCCCTTGCCCTACTAGTTTCTGGTGCATTTTCAAATAACTCATCTACCTTTTTACGAAATTTTTCATACATTTTCATTACCCCCATAAATCAATTTATCAATTAACTGCTTTGCTTCCTCCCAGTCAACCTTATTTTGTCTTAAAGCAGCTTTTCCCAAGGTAGTTATAGAATAATATCGTCTTCTTGCCCCTGTTGTTTCATTTCCCCAATAGGAAGTTATTAACGAAGCCTGCTCTAGTCTTCTGAAAGCTGAATATAGGGTTGCCTCTTTTAGCTCATACTGATTATCTGTTTTTTGCTGTATTGATTTGTTAATCTCATAGCCATAACTGTCTTTTTCTGCTAGATGAGATAAAATTATTGTTTCTGTATGTCCTCTTATTATATCTGAAGTTATAGACATACCCTCACTCCTCTCCTAAATAATAAATTTGTTTTGTTATTATACTTATATTATATGTATATATACCTCGCCTGTCAATGTATATTTTTATAGCGTATATATAAAATCATCAAATCTAAAGATTTACATTTTTCAAAAAAAATAAGAGTTAGATATAAGATTAATTTTAACCTTATATCTAACTCTTATATAATTAAAATCTATTCCCGAGATAGATTTTTGCAAAGCATCCTTAAAACTACTCAGCGTAGTTTTTTCCAATTTCTACACCCCTGGGATGCATTTTTTTCCAGTTTATTTATAGGTATCAAGTACCCTATCATATATATCTTCAATAACTCTCAATCCACCATTGTAACCAGCATATCCACAATTGAGAATTAATCTGTAGTTTACTGGTGCACTTACTATTAAAAGATCTGCTCTTATATCTTTCGCAAGATCTCTTTCCCAACCGCTGCCAAGTATTAATGCCCTATTATTTTGAGGTTCTTTTCTTATTTCTTCCTGAATTTCTCCTCCATCAATAGAGAAAGTAACCTCTGCAGACCTATATGCAGATATGGTTTTAAATTGATCAATTATTTGCTTCTTATATTTTTCAGGAGTATCATCAATTACAAATTGTTTAGCTGGTATAATTCCAAGTTCATTTAAGAGAAACTTTGCAAATCCAACAGCATAACTGGCATCTAGTATAGTATAGAATCTTCTTGGAATACCATATCTAAATTCCAGCATAAAGTCTGCAGTTCTTTCAATATGAGTATAGAACTTTTCTTCTTCCTTAGTAATAAAAGCCTCTACTTTAGTTTTATCCAGCTTTGCATAATCCGCTACTTGCCTTAGGAATTTTGTAGTTTCTCCACCTCCTATAGGAAGATATGGGAAATGAAAATAAGGTGTATTATATTTATCTTTAAGATGATTTGCTATATTAAGTCCTACCCAGGAGCTTACTACAATATTAAATTCTGCCTTAGGTATTGCCTTCCATTCCTCAACTCCATTGGACTCATTACCAAATAGTATATTAACTTTAAGGCCTATACCTTGAAGAATTCTTTTTATTTCTTCAAGATTGCCATTCCAGTAAGGGTCCTGATATGGAATAGTTACAAATACATTTACAAGACCCTTTTCTACAGTCTTATCTTCTGCAAATTTATCTACATACTGATCAACTATAGCATTTACAACAATATCATGACTTATATAATTATTGCTTTTAAAGCCTCCAGTTTCAGCAAAGGCAATTGGTTTATCCTGTTTTTGATATTCACCAGTAACACTCTCTATATTGTCTCCCACAATATCAGATGTACATCCTGAAAGTACCACATAGAGATCTGCATCTATAACCTTAAATGCACCATCAATTACCGTTCTCAGTTTTTTTTCTCCACCAAAAACAATTTCTGATTCACTGGAATTAGTACAAGGTATTGTACTACCTCCTGCATATCCTTCACCTTGGCCTATTAGCCTGCTTATTTTTGTACTGCAGCCCGGACCCGCATGTACTATTGGTACGGCTCTTTTTATAGCAACTATTGTCTGCTGTACTCCCAGCGCACAGGAGTACCTTGGCTGCTCAATAATTCTTGACATGTGCTCCACCTCCAAGAAAAGTAAATGGATCCTGCTCCAGCCACCATTTTGTATAAGGCATACTGCTGTGCTTTGCAAGATTAGTTACAAACTCTTTATTATCTATAGTCTCAGCAATTCTTCCTGCATAGTTAAGTACTCCCTGGTATCCAAAACCAAATTGCTCATCCCCAATAAGCAGTGTAGGTATGCCTAATTTTGCTCCCCATAAAGTCATACCACCATGTCTTGCAATCATAATATCCGGTCTTACTCTATTAAGTATGTTAACCAATTCATAAGACTGTTTATTACATACATTATAATTTTTTATATCACCATAATTCTTAACATCTTGAGCTAAAGCATCGGAAGCTTTATCCCCATTATCATATATTGGATCATGATGGAAAATAGCTGCTCCCTGAACTTCCAGCCCCAATTCTCTAAGCAGTGCAATTATAGCATGCCCGTGGGCAGCCCCTGCTGTAAGATAGGCAGTTTTACCCTTAAGTAATTCTCTATATTCGTTGAGTTTAGGTATTACTCTTTCATGCTCTTCTTTTATAATTTCTTCTATTTCTTTTTCCCTATTAAGAACCTTCCCAAGCTCTCTTAACCATTGATCTGTACCAGCTATTCCATAGGCAGGTGGTGATTTTATTTCCGGAACACCATATACCTGTTCTAGCGCTGCTCCCATATAAGTTCCAAGTGTTGAACATACCTGAATAGTTGCTGCTGCCTCTGATATATATTCTAAATCTGCAACTGTTGAAAAAGGTACAATATATTGAGCCTCATAACCTATTCTATTGAGAATATCGTCAAAAATATGACTGCCCCAAAAATTTATAATATTTACTTTGTTAGTCTTTTTTCTTGGTGGCTTAACTATCTTTCTCACTATTGTATGATAAGCTGCATCAAAACCTGAAGTCCATATTTTTGATCTGAAGCCTTCACAAAAGCATGCAACTACTGGAATCCCAAGTTCTTTAGATAATTCTTCAGTTTCAGTCTCCACATCTTCCCCTATTATTCCAGTAGCACAGGAAGTTGTAACAAATATAGCATTAGGTTTTGCCCTTTTGTAAGCTTCTCTTACTGTAGTTTTAAGCTTTTCCCCTGCTCCAAAAACAGTATCCTTCTCTTCTATATTGGTATTAAAATATCTTCCATTTGTTGAAGGCAAATCTCTTTGCATCTGTCCTACTCTATATACAAAATTAAAACCAAAGAAATCCCCTGCACAACCTACTGGTGCATGATTTACCATAGCCGCATCCTTTATCATGGAGAGCTGGCAAAAAGCTTGCCCTGAACTACATCCCATACACTGGCTAAAACTTCTTGAAGAATCCTTAAGCTTTCCAGCCTGAGAACATCTAACAAGTTCATCAGCGCTGCCATTAAAACCAGTAATAGAGCCAAGACGTTTTTCACGAACTTCAACTTCAGGAATTTTTAAATTTATTTTCCCCATTTATGATTCCCCCTCATTTCATAATAAGCAATGAACACTTTAGCTCATTATTTAATTATAATGTTTCTAATTATATTCCTACTTAGCCAGTCATTAAAGCCTTTAGGAAAGATAATGAACTAATGTTCTTAAAAGTGTAAAAAAGGGTATACTTCGCCCAAGAAGTATACCCTCTGGTTTTTCCAGTCAGATATATCAATAAATGTATATTATACATCATTCCTATTTGTTTAATTGGTTATCATTAATATATATTAAATTTCTATGTTTGTCAACTATTTCTTAATATAATCCCAAGGTAAACGCATGAAATTCATATTTTCTTGCTTTACAGATGAACTATGTTTTTACTTTATTACAAGATTTACAGATGAACTACTTTTTATTTGTAATTCAACTAGGATTTTTTTGTACTTTTCATCTGTTAAGTTATATAAGAATGCAAATATAAAGAAAGATAAACCTACAACAATAGTTGGATATAAGAACATCAATCCTTTCATTCCTGCTAATGTTCTTGCTGATTGTCTAACATTTGGGGCATATCCTACTAATGTTAATACTATACCAGGAATAAATCCAGCTAATGCCTGAGCTACTTTTCTAAAGAAGCTATAAGTAGAATAAATAATTCCCTCTGTTCTTTCACCCGTCTTCCATTCACCGTATTCAATAGCATCTGATATAAATGCCCAATTTAAGGTATTTGTAAAGCTTATTCCAAAATAAGCAATGCCTGATATAATCATAAATTCAGTTAAGTTTGTTGGAAGTATATAGTTTGCTACATCTCCAACTATCGATATGGCACAACCAATTAAATAAGTTGTTTTTCTTCCAAATTTCTTTACAACTAAAGGAACGATTACAATAGCAATAAGAGAAAAA from Clostridium pasteurianum BC1 includes:
- a CDS encoding permease prefix domain 1-containing protein produces the protein MYEKFRKKVDELFENAPETSRARELKEELLANLMDKYNDLVASGKSEEEAFNIAIAGIGDVDDLIRGLKEKDVLDYAQIQKDRKKSALILSVSIGLYIMSVVILILCTEVFRIDDNIAVCIMLTMDAAATCIIIYNAVSRPKYLKADDTIVEEFKEWKSSTNKDREIIKSIRSILWMIIVVIYFVLSFQFSSWAYSWVIFIIGAAIERAITLAFQLRK
- a CDS encoding PadR family transcriptional regulator, translating into MSITSDIIRGHTETIILSHLAEKDSYGYEINKSIQQKTDNQYELKEATLYSAFRRLEQASLITSYWGNETTGARRRYYSITTLGKAALRQNKVDWEEAKQLIDKLIYGGNENV
- a CDS encoding nitrogenase component 1, with the protein product MSRIIEQPRYSCALGVQQTIVAIKRAVPIVHAGPGCSTKISRLIGQGEGYAGGSTIPCTNSSESEIVFGGEKKLRTVIDGAFKVIDADLYVVLSGCTSDIVGDNIESVTGEYQKQDKPIAFAETGGFKSNNYISHDIVVNAIVDQYVDKFAEDKTVEKGLVNVFVTIPYQDPYWNGNLEEIKRILQGIGLKVNILFGNESNGVEEWKAIPKAEFNIVVSSWVGLNIANHLKDKYNTPYFHFPYLPIGGGETTKFLRQVADYAKLDKTKVEAFITKEEEKFYTHIERTADFMLEFRYGIPRRFYTILDASYAVGFAKFLLNELGIIPAKQFVIDDTPEKYKKQIIDQFKTISAYRSAEVTFSIDGGEIQEEIRKEPQNNRALILGSGWERDLAKDIRADLLIVSAPVNYRLILNCGYAGYNGGLRVIEDIYDRVLDTYK
- a CDS encoding nitrogenase component 1, whose protein sequence is MGKINLKIPEVEVREKRLGSITGFNGSADELVRCSQAGKLKDSSRSFSQCMGCSSGQAFCQLSMIKDAAMVNHAPVGCAGDFFGFNFVYRVGQMQRDLPSTNGRYFNTNIEEKDTVFGAGEKLKTTVREAYKRAKPNAIFVTTSCATGIIGEDVETETEELSKELGIPVVACFCEGFRSKIWTSGFDAAYHTIVRKIVKPPRKKTNKVNIINFWGSHIFDDILNRIGYEAQYIVPFSTVADLEYISEAAATIQVCSTLGTYMGAALEQVYGVPEIKSPPAYGIAGTDQWLRELGKVLNREKEIEEIIKEEHERVIPKLNEYRELLKGKTAYLTAGAAHGHAIIALLRELGLEVQGAAIFHHDPIYDNGDKASDALAQDVKNYGDIKNYNVCNKQSYELVNILNRVRPDIMIARHGGMTLWGAKLGIPTLLIGDEQFGFGYQGVLNYAGRIAETIDNKEFVTNLAKHSSMPYTKWWLEQDPFTFLGGGAHVKNY